In a genomic window of Polycladomyces abyssicola:
- the clpP gene encoding ATP-dependent Clp endopeptidase proteolytic subunit ClpP: protein MNLIPIVVEQTNRGERSYDIYSRLLKDRIIFLGSPINDAVANLVVAQLLFLDAEDPDKDIHLYINSPGGSITAGMAIYDTMQYVKADIQTICIGMAASMGAFLLAAGTKGKRYALPNSEVMIHQPLGGAEGQATDIEIRAKRILRMRDRINQILAERTGQPLEKIEQDTDRDYFMTAEEAKEYGLIDHVITSLPSSK, encoded by the coding sequence ATGAACCTGATTCCGATTGTTGTTGAGCAAACCAACCGCGGTGAACGTTCCTACGATATCTACTCCCGGCTTTTGAAAGACCGGATCATCTTTCTGGGCAGTCCGATCAATGACGCAGTGGCCAACTTGGTTGTGGCCCAACTGTTGTTCCTGGATGCCGAAGATCCGGATAAGGACATCCATTTGTACATCAACTCGCCGGGCGGCTCTATCACTGCCGGTATGGCCATCTATGACACGATGCAGTATGTCAAAGCGGACATCCAAACGATCTGCATCGGGATGGCCGCTTCAATGGGGGCATTCCTTTTGGCGGCAGGCACCAAAGGCAAGCGGTATGCCTTGCCCAACAGCGAAGTGATGATTCACCAGCCGCTGGGCGGAGCCGAAGGGCAAGCGACCGATATCGAAATCCGCGCCAAACGCATTTTGAGAATGCGGGATCGAATCAACCAGATTCTTGCGGAACGTACCGGCCAACCCCTGGAAAAAATCGAACAGGACACGGACCGCGATTACTTCATGACGGCCGAGGAAGCAAAAGAATATGGACTGATCGACCACGTGATCACCAGTTTACCTTCCTCAAAATGA
- the whiA gene encoding DNA-binding protein WhiA, giving the protein MSFTSATKKELTRIESDTCCQRAELSALARMNGVMQIARQRIVLDITTENAAIARRTYALIKDLYQLQAEVLVRKKVRLKKNNVYLVRLSVRAEEILRDLRILGEGFERVKGIAPDLIEKNCCKRAYLRGAFLAGGSVNNPDSGSYHLEIISTYHDHSEALCRLMNRFRLHAKIIERKKGFVVYIKEGDKIGELLNIIGAHQSLLRFEDVRIMKDMRNSVNRLVNCETANLNKTIQAAMRQIDNIQLIDREIGLNNLPQRLREIAEVRLQHPDITLTELGQMLPGGKVSKSAVNHRLRKLDEIADRLRRKTSGE; this is encoded by the coding sequence ATGTCTTTTACGTCTGCAACCAAAAAGGAATTGACCCGCATCGAATCGGACACCTGTTGCCAGCGGGCGGAACTGTCTGCATTGGCGCGCATGAATGGGGTGATGCAGATTGCCCGCCAGCGAATCGTGCTGGACATCACCACGGAAAACGCCGCCATCGCCCGGCGGACCTACGCGTTGATCAAGGACCTGTATCAGCTACAAGCCGAAGTACTGGTTCGCAAAAAGGTGCGGTTGAAAAAAAATAATGTCTACCTCGTCCGTTTGTCTGTTCGAGCGGAGGAAATCTTGCGCGATTTGCGTATCCTAGGGGAAGGATTTGAGCGGGTTAAAGGAATCGCGCCGGATCTGATCGAAAAAAACTGCTGCAAAAGGGCATATCTGCGTGGAGCCTTTCTGGCTGGCGGATCAGTCAACAATCCGGACAGCGGTTCGTATCATTTGGAGATTATCTCCACCTACCACGACCACAGTGAAGCCTTGTGCCGTCTGATGAATCGTTTTCGTCTGCATGCCAAAATCATCGAGCGGAAAAAAGGGTTTGTGGTCTACATCAAGGAAGGGGACAAAATCGGTGAGTTGCTTAACATCATCGGTGCTCACCAATCTTTGCTCCGTTTTGAAGATGTTCGCATCATGAAAGATATGCGAAACTCGGTCAACCGGCTGGTCAATTGTGAGACGGCCAACCTGAACAAAACCATCCAGGCGGCCATGCGGCAAATTGACAATATCCAATTGATCGACCGGGAAATCGGATTGAACAATCTGCCGCAGCGTCTGCGTGAGATTGCCGAAGTCCGGTTGCAGCATCCCGACATTACGCTCACGGAACTGGGACAAATGCTTCCCGGTGGGAAAGTGAGCAAGTCGGCCGTCAACCATCGCTTGCGCAAACTGGACGAGATCGCGGATCGTCTCCGACGCAAAACGAGCGGGGAATAA
- a CDS encoding phosphoglycerate kinase, which translates to MNKKTIRDVDVRGKRVFCRVDFNVPMEDGRITDDTRIRAALPTIRYLTEQGAKVILASHLGRPKGQVVEELRLAPVAKRLAELLEKPVDYVKETVGEEVERRVAALNEGDVLLLENVRFEPGEEKNDPELARAFAQLADLYVNDAFGAAHRAHASTAGIAEHLPAVAGFLMQKELETLGRALEAPERPFTAIIGGAKVRDKIGVIENLLEKVDNLLIGGGLSYTFVKAQGYEIGKSLLEEDKLDLARSFMEKAKAKGVRLLLPVDVVVADRFAPDARAETVAIDAIPADMEAMDIGPKTRELFAEVVKSSRLVIWNGPMGVFEFDRFAHGTNAVAQALVDSDALTIVGGGDSAAAIEKAGLADRVSHVSTGGGASLEMMEGKALPGVVALDDRE; encoded by the coding sequence ATGAACAAAAAGACGATCCGAGACGTGGATGTACGAGGCAAACGCGTTTTTTGTCGAGTAGATTTCAACGTGCCGATGGAAGATGGGCGGATTACCGACGATACACGGATTCGGGCGGCATTGCCGACGATTCGTTATCTGACGGAACAAGGAGCGAAAGTCATTCTCGCCAGCCACCTGGGCCGTCCCAAAGGCCAGGTAGTCGAAGAGTTGCGCTTGGCGCCGGTGGCGAAGCGGTTGGCTGAGTTGTTGGAAAAACCGGTCGATTATGTGAAGGAAACCGTTGGGGAAGAAGTGGAACGCCGGGTGGCAGCACTGAACGAAGGCGACGTGCTTCTGTTGGAGAACGTGCGCTTTGAACCGGGTGAAGAGAAAAATGATCCCGAACTGGCCCGCGCGTTTGCGCAACTGGCTGATCTGTACGTCAACGACGCGTTCGGAGCGGCGCACCGGGCGCATGCGTCGACAGCCGGGATCGCCGAACACTTGCCTGCAGTGGCCGGTTTCCTGATGCAAAAAGAGCTGGAAACGCTGGGACGTGCGCTGGAAGCACCGGAGCGGCCGTTTACAGCGATCATCGGCGGAGCCAAAGTACGAGACAAAATCGGTGTGATCGAAAACCTGTTGGAAAAAGTGGATAACCTGCTGATCGGTGGCGGTTTGTCCTATACGTTTGTCAAAGCGCAGGGATATGAAATCGGCAAATCCCTGCTCGAAGAGGACAAGCTGGATCTGGCCCGCTCCTTCATGGAAAAGGCAAAAGCCAAAGGAGTGCGTCTTCTGCTGCCGGTCGACGTGGTCGTGGCTGATCGGTTCGCTCCGGATGCCCGGGCGGAAACGGTGGCCATCGATGCGATTCCGGCAGACATGGAAGCGATGGATATCGGGCCGAAAACGCGGGAACTGTTTGCCGAAGTGGTGAAAAGCTCGCGACTGGTCATTTGGAACGGTCCGATGGGTGTGTTTGAATTCGACCGGTTCGCTCACGGTACCAATGCGGTGGCTCAAGCACTGGTGGATTCCGATGCGCTCACCATCGTCGGCGGAGGCGATTCGGCGGCAGCCATCGAGAAAGCCGGTCTGGCCGATCGTGTCAGCCACGTGTCCACCGGCGGTGGTGCGTCGTTGGAGATGATGGAAGGAAAAGCGCTGCCGGGAGTTGTCGCTTTGGACGATCGGGAATGA
- the rpoN gene encoding RNA polymerase factor sigma-54: MALSMGYGLVQEQRMKLTMTPELRQAIEILQYSATDLLHYIQEQLIENPVLEIDETEERGTEEKNNWDVQDLRAWAQYLKARTGSVDREAKGNETDPIARIASPEQTLTEVLETQLRYLALSPMERKVCTYLVGNLDEKGYLDISPDYVCKRFNIDEDKVEACLRVIHSLDPAGVGARSLAECLRIQLERDEEPDPIALKIVESHLRDLAEGRMKKIARALDCDIAVIQRAVDRIKRCNPRPGLAYHAGEPRYVVPDVVVERVENEYVVLVNDGYVPRLTVSRHYEQLLYQEDDRSRQATHYLKNWFQSAMWLVKSIEQRRHTLARVSSVIVKKQRDFFDRGLDYLKPLTLKEIADELGIHESTVSRATQHKYMQTPRGCFPFRFFFPSGVSTDSGGNTSAESVKNKIERLIAQEDKRQPLSDQKIADLLKAEGVRISRRTVAKYREEMGILSSTLRKRYEN; encoded by the coding sequence ATGGCGCTGTCCATGGGTTACGGTTTGGTGCAGGAACAACGCATGAAATTGACGATGACGCCGGAGTTGCGCCAAGCGATTGAGATTCTGCAATACTCCGCGACGGATCTATTACATTATATCCAGGAACAATTGATTGAAAACCCGGTATTGGAAATCGACGAGACAGAAGAACGCGGCACCGAGGAGAAAAACAATTGGGACGTACAGGACCTGCGTGCGTGGGCACAGTATCTGAAAGCGCGGACGGGAAGTGTGGATCGCGAAGCAAAGGGAAATGAAACGGACCCGATCGCTCGGATTGCCTCCCCGGAACAAACGCTGACCGAGGTACTGGAAACGCAGTTGCGGTATTTGGCTCTGTCACCGATGGAACGGAAAGTGTGTACCTATCTGGTCGGCAATTTGGACGAAAAAGGGTATCTGGATATATCTCCTGATTATGTTTGTAAGCGCTTTAATATCGATGAAGACAAGGTGGAGGCTTGCCTGCGGGTGATTCATTCGCTCGATCCCGCCGGAGTCGGAGCGCGTTCGTTGGCTGAGTGTCTGCGTATCCAACTGGAACGGGACGAGGAACCAGATCCCATCGCATTGAAAATTGTCGAGTCTCACTTGCGAGATTTGGCTGAAGGCCGGATGAAAAAAATCGCACGTGCTCTCGACTGCGATATAGCCGTAATTCAGCGTGCGGTGGACCGCATCAAACGATGCAATCCCCGGCCTGGATTGGCCTATCATGCCGGCGAACCGCGGTACGTGGTTCCGGATGTGGTTGTTGAGCGAGTGGAAAATGAATATGTGGTGCTGGTCAATGACGGGTATGTGCCAAGGCTGACGGTAAGCAGGCATTACGAACAATTGCTTTACCAAGAAGATGACCGGAGCCGGCAGGCGACCCATTACCTGAAAAATTGGTTTCAATCAGCGATGTGGTTGGTCAAAAGTATCGAACAGCGCCGGCATACATTGGCCCGGGTCAGCAGCGTCATCGTCAAGAAACAACGGGATTTTTTCGATCGGGGTCTGGATTACCTCAAACCGCTTACCCTGAAGGAGATTGCGGATGAGCTGGGAATTCACGAATCCACGGTGAGCCGGGCGACTCAGCACAAATACATGCAGACACCACGAGGGTGTTTTCCTTTTCGGTTTTTCTTTCCATCCGGTGTTTCCACCGATTCGGGAGGGAATACCTCTGCGGAAAGCGTGAAAAATAAGATTGAACGGTTGATCGCGCAGGAAGATAAACGTCAGCCGTTGTCCGATCAGAAAATCGCCGATCTCTTGAAGGCGGAAGGAGTCCGGATCTCGAGGAGAACGGTGGCGAAATACAGAGAAGAAATGGGGATATTGTCGTCCACCCTACGCAAACGATACGAAAATTGA
- the zwf gene encoding glucose-6-phosphate dehydrogenase — MPSHQPQVEPFVMVIFGATGDLARRKLFPALYGLFRDKKLHERFAVIGIGRRPITMDEFRDTVRKAIDEHSRLEREEAGWADFVARFYYQPLNVKDVSAYAQLGGLMERLENEWNLPGNRFFYLAMAPDLFGTVSTNLKASGLTETTGWKRLIIEKPFGEDYESAKALNDQIRQTFAEEEIYRIDHYLGKEMIQNIEVIRFANSLFEPLWNNRYIDNIQITASETVGVEERAAYYDKAGALRDMVQNHILQMIMMVAMEPPSRLVPEAIHAEKVKVLRSLRRLTKDEVNQYMVRGQYQAGVLDGRPVPGYREEENVDPHSLTETFVAGELYVDNFRWSGVPFYIRTGKRMAQKSTEIVIQFKEMPKNLYFNKNGDLGPNLLVISINPVEGLHFVLNAKKPGADNDVVPIAMAFCNDRGGSPEAYERLIGDAIKGDMTFFTHWDEVSLAWKFIDPIRRAWDQQDESTLHPYRAGTWGPDAAHQLLSRRGARWWPSRNQGTMPVIQGNQAIEIITCK, encoded by the coding sequence ATGCCTTCCCATCAACCCCAGGTGGAACCGTTTGTGATGGTGATATTCGGAGCAACGGGGGATCTTGCCAGACGCAAGCTATTTCCGGCTTTATATGGCCTTTTCCGGGATAAAAAGCTTCATGAACGATTCGCAGTGATCGGCATAGGTCGCAGACCGATTACGATGGACGAATTTCGCGACACGGTGCGGAAGGCGATTGACGAGCATTCCCGTTTGGAACGGGAAGAAGCGGGTTGGGCCGATTTTGTTGCTCGTTTTTACTACCAGCCGCTCAATGTGAAAGATGTTTCCGCCTATGCTCAACTTGGCGGATTGATGGAGCGGTTGGAAAATGAATGGAATTTGCCCGGCAACCGGTTTTTTTACTTGGCCATGGCTCCCGATCTGTTCGGCACCGTGTCCACGAACCTGAAAGCGTCGGGATTGACAGAGACAACCGGATGGAAGCGGCTGATCATCGAAAAGCCGTTCGGAGAAGATTATGAGTCGGCCAAAGCATTGAACGATCAGATTCGGCAAACCTTTGCTGAGGAGGAAATTTACCGGATCGATCACTATTTGGGTAAAGAGATGATCCAAAACATCGAAGTGATCCGCTTTGCCAATTCCTTGTTCGAGCCGTTGTGGAACAACCGTTACATCGACAACATCCAGATTACCGCCAGTGAGACGGTCGGCGTGGAGGAGCGTGCCGCCTATTACGACAAGGCGGGAGCGCTCAGGGACATGGTACAGAACCATATTCTCCAGATGATCATGATGGTGGCGATGGAGCCACCCAGCCGGCTGGTACCGGAAGCAATCCATGCTGAGAAAGTGAAAGTGCTTCGTTCCTTGCGCCGCCTGACTAAAGACGAAGTGAATCAATACATGGTTCGCGGGCAGTATCAGGCGGGAGTTTTGGACGGGCGCCCGGTACCGGGTTACCGGGAGGAGGAGAACGTTGACCCTCATTCGCTTACGGAAACCTTTGTGGCCGGAGAGTTGTATGTAGACAATTTCCGTTGGTCCGGTGTGCCGTTTTACATCCGTACAGGCAAACGAATGGCGCAAAAATCGACGGAGATCGTCATTCAGTTTAAAGAGATGCCCAAAAACCTGTATTTCAACAAAAACGGCGATCTCGGGCCCAATCTGCTCGTCATCAGCATCAACCCGGTCGAAGGGTTGCATTTCGTGTTGAATGCCAAAAAGCCGGGTGCCGATAACGATGTGGTCCCCATCGCCATGGCGTTCTGCAACGATAGAGGCGGGTCGCCGGAAGCATACGAACGATTGATCGGAGATGCGATCAAAGGGGATATGACATTCTTTACGCATTGGGATGAAGTGTCACTGGCATGGAAATTCATTGATCCCATCCGGCGTGCGTGGGATCAGCAAGACGAGTCGACCTTGCATCCATACCGGGCTGGAACCTGGGGACCGGATGCGGCGCATCAGCTTCTGAGCAGAAGAGGCGCACGTTGGTGGCCGTCACGGAATCAGGGTACAATGCCCGTCATTCAAGGGAATCAGGCCATCGAAATCATCACGTGCAAGTAA
- a CDS encoding ArsJ-associated glyceraldehyde-3-phosphate dehydrogenase encodes MGKTKIAINGFGRIGRAVFRNALNHPDLEVVAVNDLTDAKTLAHLLKYDSVHGKLDASVEVTDEGFVVDGKTVRVIAERDPAQLPWGELGVDLVVESTGRFTKREDAAKHLEAGAKKVIISAPAKNEDLTVVMGVNEDKYDPSAHQVISNASCTTNCLAPVVKVLHEQFGVRRGLMTTVHAYTNDQQILDLPHKDLRRARAAGMSIIPTTTGAAVAVAKVLPELAGKLNGFAMRVPTPNVSVVDFVAELEKEVTAEEVNEALRQAAEGKLKGILGYSDEPLVSRDFNGDTRSSIVDALSTMVLEGNMVKVVSWYDNEWGYSNRVVDLAAYIAKRGL; translated from the coding sequence ATGGGCAAAACGAAAATTGCGATTAACGGTTTCGGACGCATAGGACGGGCAGTGTTCCGGAATGCGCTGAATCATCCGGACTTGGAAGTGGTGGCGGTCAATGACTTGACCGATGCCAAAACGCTCGCACACTTGCTGAAATATGACTCGGTTCACGGCAAATTGGATGCTTCCGTCGAAGTGACTGACGAAGGATTCGTGGTGGATGGCAAAACCGTACGGGTGATCGCCGAACGTGACCCGGCGCAACTGCCGTGGGGCGAACTGGGTGTTGATCTCGTCGTTGAATCGACCGGTCGTTTCACCAAACGGGAAGATGCGGCCAAACACCTGGAAGCCGGCGCGAAAAAAGTGATCATCTCCGCTCCGGCCAAAAACGAAGACCTGACCGTGGTGATGGGCGTCAACGAGGACAAATACGATCCGTCCGCTCACCAAGTGATCTCCAACGCTTCGTGCACGACCAACTGCTTGGCACCCGTGGTCAAAGTGTTGCATGAGCAGTTCGGTGTTCGTCGCGGGTTGATGACGACGGTGCACGCCTACACCAACGACCAGCAAATCCTGGATCTGCCGCATAAAGACCTGCGCCGTGCACGTGCAGCGGGTATGTCGATCATTCCGACGACGACCGGTGCCGCTGTGGCGGTGGCCAAAGTATTGCCCGAGCTGGCCGGCAAATTGAACGGTTTCGCGATGCGCGTGCCGACGCCGAACGTTTCCGTGGTGGACTTTGTGGCTGAGTTGGAAAAAGAAGTAACCGCCGAAGAAGTAAATGAAGCTCTGCGTCAAGCAGCCGAAGGTAAACTGAAAGGCATCCTCGGTTACTCCGACGAGCCGTTGGTATCCCGTGACTTCAACGGAGATACCCGCTCTTCGATCGTGGACGCCCTGTCCACCATGGTTCTGGAAGGCAACATGGTGAAAGTGGTCTCTTGGTATGACAACGAGTGGGGCTACTCCAACCGCGTGGTGGACCTGGCTGCGTATATTGCCAAGCGGGGACTCTAA
- the tsaA gene encoding tRNA (N6-threonylcarbamoyladenosine(37)-N6)-methyltransferase TrmO, producing the protein MSWTVRPIGIVHSPISEARDENWGCVESDIELFSPYDRGLKGLEEFSHLLVVFWLHQADFHPERDLIRRPQGRADMPDTGIFAQRAKHRPNPIGITTVSILEVGDNRVRVRGLDAIDGTPVLDLKPFVPAFDQVEDARTPEWLDRLMKAYF; encoded by the coding sequence ATGAGTTGGACTGTGAGACCAATCGGAATTGTCCATTCCCCGATCAGTGAAGCAAGGGACGAAAATTGGGGATGCGTGGAGTCAGACATCGAGCTGTTCTCCCCATATGACCGAGGATTGAAGGGGTTGGAGGAATTTTCGCATCTATTGGTGGTCTTTTGGCTTCACCAGGCCGACTTTCATCCTGAACGGGACTTGATTCGCCGTCCACAGGGAAGAGCGGACATGCCGGATACGGGCATTTTTGCCCAGCGGGCCAAACATCGGCCCAATCCGATCGGGATCACCACGGTCTCCATCCTGGAAGTGGGGGACAACCGCGTCCGGGTGCGCGGGTTAGATGCGATTGACGGAACGCCGGTGCTGGATCTGAAACCGTTTGTACCCGCTTTTGATCAGGTGGAGGATGCCCGCACACCGGAATGGTTGGACAGATTGATGAAGGCATACTTTTGA
- a CDS encoding sugar-binding transcriptional regulator produces MDQLLRLQKQLLPDLLEVMRKRYEIMRHLQLMQPVGRRSLAVALDTTERILRSEVDFLRSQGLVRVDSVGMSLTERGADLLSEMEPLIKDLFGLTDLEVRLARRLGLKKVVIVPGDADQSDWVKKEMGRSGARLLRQMARPDQVVAVTGGTTVAALAEMMTPTPSLKSTMFVPARGGLGEAVELESNYIASLMAKKTGGDYRLMHVPDQLSDEAREMLLREPHIQEVMELLRKARIVVHGIGEATKMAIRRKSSPDEVAHIQHSGAVGEAFGYYLNSSGEIVSRVRTVGLQLEDLGEIESIIAIAGGRSKAQAIAAVCPAVGNDVLITDEAAARAILEETEASGEEPSNQNGSFHQ; encoded by the coding sequence ATGGACCAACTGTTGCGGTTGCAGAAACAATTGTTACCCGATTTGTTGGAAGTCATGCGTAAACGGTACGAAATCATGCGCCACCTGCAGTTGATGCAGCCGGTCGGACGTCGTTCGTTGGCGGTGGCACTGGATACCACTGAACGAATACTGCGCTCCGAAGTGGATTTTTTACGGTCGCAGGGATTAGTGCGCGTCGATTCAGTCGGCATGAGCCTGACAGAGCGGGGGGCGGATTTGTTGTCCGAGATGGAGCCGCTCATCAAAGATCTGTTTGGACTCACCGATTTGGAAGTGCGCCTGGCTCGACGGCTCGGCCTGAAAAAGGTGGTCATCGTCCCGGGAGACGCGGATCAATCCGATTGGGTGAAAAAAGAAATGGGGCGCTCCGGTGCTCGGCTGTTGCGTCAGATGGCCCGGCCTGATCAAGTGGTAGCCGTTACCGGCGGGACGACGGTTGCGGCGTTGGCGGAGATGATGACGCCGACCCCGAGCCTGAAGTCTACCATGTTCGTCCCGGCGCGCGGCGGGTTGGGTGAGGCGGTCGAGTTGGAATCCAACTACATCGCTTCCTTGATGGCGAAAAAAACGGGCGGGGATTACCGGCTGATGCATGTGCCCGACCAATTGAGCGACGAAGCGCGAGAGATGTTGCTCCGAGAACCACATATTCAGGAAGTGATGGAGCTGCTGCGCAAAGCGCGAATTGTGGTGCACGGCATCGGTGAAGCGACGAAAATGGCGATCCGCAGAAAATCATCTCCGGACGAAGTGGCGCATATCCAGCACAGCGGCGCTGTGGGGGAAGCCTTCGGTTATTACCTCAACTCGAGCGGGGAGATTGTATCCCGGGTGCGCACGGTCGGTCTTCAGCTGGAGGATTTGGGCGAGATCGAATCGATCATCGCCATTGCGGGCGGCAGGAGCAAAGCACAAGCGATTGCGGCTGTGTGCCCTGCTGTGGGCAATGACGTCCTGATCACGGATGAAGCTGCCGCGCGCGCCATTCTGGAAGAAACCGAAGCGAGTGGAGAGGAACCATCCAATCAGAACGGTTCTTTTCACCAATAA
- a CDS encoding HPr family phosphocarrier protein: MVEKKVVVQLRTGLHARPAAMFVQEANKYTSDIFVTKGDKKVNAKSIMGIMSLAVASGTEITISADGVDAEEAVNALAEIVSKAD, from the coding sequence ATGGTTGAAAAAAAAGTAGTTGTTCAATTGCGCACCGGTCTGCATGCCCGGCCGGCTGCAATGTTTGTGCAGGAAGCAAACAAGTACACCTCGGATATTTTTGTGACCAAAGGCGATAAAAAGGTGAACGCCAAAAGCATCATGGGTATCATGAGTCTGGCGGTTGCTTCCGGAACGGAAATCACCATCTCCGCTGATGGCGTGGACGCCGAGGAAGCGGTAAACGCATTGGCGGAAATCGTCAGCAAAGCGGATTGA
- a CDS encoding cysteine dioxygenase, translating into MDFVSCLHRLLQNLHRPDIWRLRQTVEQLDCTREWIAQLVTQPQPPMSYGRNVVLRSDRFEAIVIHLPPGTETPIHDHGSSIGCVRVVAGTLENRVFTLKPGDTEPVLSSTGRHLPGEYVVIGPGLIHAMCNAGEEPMISFHVYTPLENTKQYP; encoded by the coding sequence ATGGACTTCGTTTCGTGTTTACACCGTTTGCTTCAGAATCTCCATCGTCCTGACATCTGGCGTCTTCGGCAAACGGTTGAACAGTTGGACTGTACACGGGAATGGATTGCCCAGTTGGTGACACAACCTCAGCCTCCCATGAGCTACGGAAGGAATGTCGTATTACGATCGGATCGGTTTGAAGCGATTGTGATTCATCTTCCTCCCGGGACGGAAACTCCGATCCACGATCACGGGAGCTCCATCGGTTGTGTCCGAGTGGTGGCTGGGACATTGGAAAACAGGGTGTTTACGTTGAAGCCGGGCGATACCGAACCGGTGTTGTCTTCAACCGGACGCCATCTGCCGGGGGAATATGTTGTGATTGGTCCTGGATTGATTCATGCCATGTGCAACGCAGGAGAGGAACCGATGATCTCATTTCACGTGTATACCCCATTGGAAAACACGAAGCAGTATCCGTAA
- a CDS encoding YIP1 family protein has product MRVPTVGSVEYIQNEPSVWGVLWAPDQQWERIRVKPVFGGALAILALAETLSGALTGSFLSHNPAVAASLLQAGFPKAWMSPFLALLIGLFSLIGLLMNALVTSVLTWLMMKGLGGQGTFRQLFSLQTHLLVLMVLQTAVGAIGLLVTDGWLTKPPSCLAAYIPVEGGWSGLLMTLDLFMIWRLLLMARGMRMICRLSVTRSWMVACLLFLLDIIVNTLSAS; this is encoded by the coding sequence ATGAGGGTGCCGACAGTAGGTTCGGTGGAGTATATCCAAAATGAACCTTCAGTCTGGGGAGTGTTGTGGGCACCGGATCAGCAATGGGAGCGGATTCGGGTCAAGCCGGTGTTCGGTGGTGCACTGGCTATATTGGCTTTGGCGGAGACCTTGTCTGGTGCGTTGACGGGATCCTTCCTCAGTCACAATCCCGCTGTTGCCGCTTCATTATTGCAAGCGGGTTTTCCAAAAGCATGGATGAGCCCGTTTCTCGCATTGTTGATCGGATTGTTCAGTTTGATCGGCCTTTTGATGAACGCCTTGGTCACCAGTGTCCTGACTTGGTTGATGATGAAAGGGTTGGGGGGGCAGGGGACATTTCGTCAACTCTTTTCTCTCCAGACACATCTGTTGGTTCTTATGGTGTTGCAAACCGCTGTCGGTGCCATCGGGCTCCTGGTGACCGACGGTTGGTTGACAAAACCACCCTCCTGCTTGGCCGCTTACATACCGGTGGAAGGCGGATGGTCCGGGCTTTTGATGACACTGGACCTGTTCATGATCTGGCGACTGTTGCTGATGGCGCGGGGGATGCGGATGATCTGCCGATTGTCAGTCACCCGATCATGGATGGTTGCGTGTCTCCTATTTTTACTCGATATTATCGTCAATACGTTGTCCGCATCGTGA
- a CDS encoding cyclase family protein: protein MYKVYDVSAPIYEGMPVYKNKPEKQPKIRVVQDFDTGKVRESRIDLDAHTGTHVDSPLHMVPEGGTMKTIPLDRLVGPCRVLNLTHVEGGITREHLEPHGIRRDDFVLFKTRNSMEDAFNFEFVFLAEDGARYLAEIGVRGVGIDALGVERSQPGHPTHKTLFAANIIIVEGLRLAEVNEGEYFMVAAPIKLVDTEAAPARVLLLKGLSW, encoded by the coding sequence ATGTACAAGGTATACGACGTGTCCGCGCCGATCTATGAAGGAATGCCCGTTTACAAAAACAAACCGGAGAAACAACCGAAAATCCGTGTGGTCCAAGACTTTGATACCGGCAAGGTGAGAGAATCCCGCATCGATTTGGATGCACACACCGGGACTCATGTCGATTCACCATTGCATATGGTGCCGGAAGGCGGCACGATGAAAACCATCCCATTGGACCGTTTGGTCGGACCTTGTCGGGTGTTGAACCTGACGCACGTGGAGGGTGGCATTACACGTGAGCATCTGGAGCCTCACGGTATCCGGCGGGACGATTTCGTCCTTTTCAAAACGCGCAACTCCATGGAGGATGCCTTCAACTTCGAATTTGTTTTCCTGGCCGAAGACGGTGCCCGTTACTTGGCTGAAATCGGTGTTCGCGGCGTCGGAATCGATGCCCTCGGGGTCGAACGCAGCCAACCCGGCCACCCCACGCATAAAACGCTGTTTGCTGCCAATATCATCATTGTCGAAGGATTGCGGCTCGCTGAAGTGAACGAAGGTGAATATTTCATGGTTGCCGCTCCGATCAAGCTGGTCGATACGGAAGCGGCCCCGGCCCGGGTCTTGCTGTTGAAAGGGTTGTCGTGGTAA